In a genomic window of Aggregatimonas sangjinii:
- a CDS encoding glycosyltransferase family 4 protein, whose amino-acid sequence MKKILVITYYWPPAGGPGVQRWLKFVTYLRDFGIDPTVYIPENPHYPIQDTSLLKELPEGITILKHPIREPYGIAGLLFSRKTKRISSGIIQTKKQSLLEKALLWVRGNLFIPDARKNWVKPSIAYLSEVIERENIATIITTGPPHSVHLIGHGLKEKLQLNWLADFRDPWTSIGYHKKLKLTKKSEQKHKDLEKMVLNGADKLIVTSRTTKIEFQHLSDTPISVITNGYESDYQGGADLDESFTIAHIGSLLSGRNPKNLWKTLSDIARENAVFRTDLRLEFIGVVSEDVLDTIYRYELAPYLKLKGYVSHAEALRRQQRAQVLLLVEIDSEETKGIIPGKLYEYMAAKRPILAVGPEGWDASEIVEDTLTGAAFDYNSRAELKAMILAYYTAYKKGQLYVTSKDTEQYSRKALTKKLAELV is encoded by the coding sequence ATGAAAAAAATACTTGTCATCACGTATTATTGGCCGCCAGCAGGGGGACCGGGGGTGCAACGATGGCTAAAATTCGTCACCTACCTGAGGGATTTTGGGATTGACCCTACAGTCTACATTCCGGAAAACCCGCATTACCCCATTCAAGATACGTCACTGTTAAAGGAGCTGCCTGAAGGAATCACCATTTTAAAACATCCGATTCGCGAGCCTTACGGCATTGCAGGTCTATTGTTCTCAAGGAAGACCAAACGAATTAGTTCAGGGATAATACAGACGAAGAAGCAATCATTATTGGAAAAAGCCCTTCTTTGGGTCAGGGGGAATCTTTTCATTCCCGATGCACGAAAAAATTGGGTCAAACCATCTATCGCCTATCTGTCGGAAGTAATCGAGCGGGAAAACATAGCTACTATTATTACCACAGGGCCGCCCCACAGCGTGCATCTTATAGGTCATGGTTTGAAAGAAAAATTACAATTGAATTGGCTAGCCGATTTCCGAGATCCTTGGACTTCCATCGGATATCACAAAAAGCTGAAATTGACCAAAAAATCGGAACAAAAGCATAAGGATTTAGAGAAAATGGTCTTGAATGGGGCCGATAAGCTTATCGTCACCAGTAGAACCACGAAAATAGAATTTCAGCATCTTTCCGATACCCCAATTTCTGTCATTACCAACGGCTATGAATCCGATTATCAGGGTGGGGCGGATTTGGACGAAAGTTTTACGATAGCCCATATCGGTTCGTTGCTAAGCGGCAGAAATCCCAAGAACCTCTGGAAAACGCTGTCGGATATCGCCCGGGAAAATGCTGTTTTTAGAACCGATCTTAGATTGGAGTTCATAGGGGTCGTCAGCGAGGATGTATTGGATACCATTTACCGCTATGAGTTGGCACCCTATCTCAAGTTGAAAGGATACGTTTCCCATGCCGAGGCGCTACGCAGACAGCAAAGGGCCCAAGTATTATTGCTGGTAGAGATCGATTCGGAAGAGACCAAAGGCATCATTCCGGGGAAGCTTTACGAGTATATGGCTGCTAAACGCCCTATTCTGGCGGTGGGCCCTGAAGGTTGGGACGCAAGCGAAATCGTAGAGGATACCTTGACCGGGGCCGCATTTGATTACAATTCGCGAGCCGAACTAAAAGCTATGATTCTTGCCTACTATACTGCTTATAAGAAAGGACAGTTGTACGTAACATCAAAAGATACGGAGCAGTATAGCCGTAAGGCGCTCACCAAAAAATTAGCTGAACTAGTCTAA
- the uvrA gene encoding excinuclease ABC subunit UvrA gives MTTLLDVNPKQNIIIKGAKLHNLKNLDVVIPRNKLVVITGLSGSGKSSLAFDTLYAEGQRRYVESLSSYARQFLGKLDKPKVDYIKGIAPAIAIEQKVNSTNPRSTVGTTTEIYDYLKLLYARIGKTISPISGKEVKKRTVTDVINFIKSYDEGTKLLLLAPIRIDESKDTLKSLQLLSKQGYARIKYKDAVIRIDAAPEAIGKEFYLVIDRVITKTDEDFYNRLANAVDTAFFEGKGECIIEELSDQKQTPFSNKFELDGMAFLEPNVHLFSFNNPYGACPKCEGYGDVIGIDEDLVIPNTALSVYENGIFPWRGESMGWYRDQLVNSAYKFDFPIHKPWFELSEAQKQLVWDGNDHFIGLHKFFTTLEEKSYKIQNRVMLSRYRGKTRCSNCKGKRLRKETDYVKVGEKSISDLVGLSIENLILFFNDLQLKEHDGQIAARLLKEIQTRLGFLDKVGLGYLTLNRKSNSLSGGESQRINLATSLGSSLVGSMYILDEPSIGLHPKDTENLITVLQSLRDLGNTVIVVEHDEDIMKAADQIIDIGPEAGTHGGQVVANGTFQELLQSDSLTARYLNGTEEIPVPEKRRTTSSFVEIKGARENNLKNIDVTFPLNMLTVITGVSGSGKSTLVKKLLYPIILKEVGGYGQKAGQFTSVAGKYKEIKHVEFVDQNPIGRSSRSNPVTYIKAYDDIRALYAAQKLSKIRAYQAKHFSFNVDGGRCEKCKGEGEITVEMQFMADVHLECDTCDGKRFKKEVLEVTFEDASIDDVLNMTIDDAIDFFEKGKQTKIVNKLKPLHDVGLGYVTLGQSSSTLSGGEAQRIKLASFLVKGTTKDKVLFIFDEPTTGLHFHDIKKLLKSFDALIGRGHSVIVIEHNIELIKCADHIIDLGLEGGDKGGQLLAFGTPEEIITSKTSYTAQYLREKLL, from the coding sequence ATGACTACATTATTGGATGTAAATCCCAAGCAAAACATTATCATAAAGGGTGCCAAACTACACAATCTGAAGAATTTGGATGTAGTTATTCCCCGAAACAAATTGGTCGTCATTACCGGGCTGTCGGGCTCCGGTAAATCCAGTCTGGCCTTTGATACGTTGTATGCAGAAGGACAACGGCGCTATGTAGAGAGCCTTTCTTCCTATGCACGACAATTTTTGGGCAAGTTGGATAAGCCTAAGGTTGATTATATAAAAGGTATTGCCCCAGCCATCGCCATCGAACAAAAAGTGAATTCTACCAACCCGCGCTCTACCGTAGGCACCACTACCGAGATTTATGATTACCTAAAATTGCTCTATGCGCGTATCGGGAAGACCATTTCCCCTATCTCGGGAAAAGAAGTGAAGAAACGTACCGTAACCGATGTCATTAACTTCATAAAATCGTACGATGAGGGCACCAAGCTTTTGTTATTGGCCCCTATTCGCATCGATGAAAGTAAGGACACGTTGAAATCGCTACAATTATTATCGAAACAAGGTTACGCCAGAATCAAATATAAAGATGCCGTCATACGCATCGATGCCGCTCCCGAAGCTATAGGAAAAGAGTTTTATTTGGTTATCGATCGCGTTATTACCAAGACGGATGAAGATTTTTACAACCGTCTCGCAAATGCAGTGGATACCGCTTTTTTCGAGGGCAAGGGAGAGTGTATTATCGAAGAACTTTCCGACCAAAAGCAAACGCCGTTCAGCAACAAGTTCGAGCTCGATGGCATGGCCTTTTTAGAGCCCAACGTTCATCTGTTCAGTTTTAACAATCCGTATGGGGCATGCCCGAAATGCGAAGGTTACGGCGACGTAATCGGAATCGACGAGGATTTGGTAATTCCCAATACGGCCCTATCGGTATACGAAAATGGTATATTCCCATGGCGCGGTGAAAGTATGGGTTGGTATCGAGATCAGTTAGTGAATTCGGCCTACAAATTCGACTTCCCTATCCACAAGCCATGGTTCGAGCTCTCCGAAGCGCAAAAACAATTGGTTTGGGACGGCAATGACCATTTTATAGGCTTGCATAAATTTTTCACCACGCTGGAAGAAAAAAGCTATAAAATCCAGAACAGGGTAATGCTTTCAAGATACCGCGGGAAAACCAGGTGCAGCAACTGCAAGGGCAAACGCCTTCGCAAAGAAACCGACTATGTAAAAGTGGGCGAAAAATCCATTTCCGATCTGGTAGGGCTTTCTATAGAAAATCTGATTTTATTTTTCAACGACCTACAACTAAAAGAGCACGACGGACAAATTGCAGCTCGTTTACTCAAAGAAATTCAAACGCGTTTGGGTTTCTTGGATAAAGTAGGTTTAGGATATTTGACCCTTAACCGCAAATCGAATTCCCTTTCGGGCGGGGAAAGCCAGCGCATTAATTTGGCGACCTCTTTGGGCAGTAGCCTCGTGGGCAGCATGTACATTTTAGACGAACCAAGTATAGGCCTGCATCCGAAAGACACTGAAAACCTGATTACTGTTTTGCAATCGTTGCGGGACTTGGGTAATACGGTAATCGTGGTAGAACACGATGAGGACATTATGAAAGCGGCGGATCAGATTATCGATATCGGTCCCGAAGCGGGTACCCATGGCGGTCAAGTGGTGGCCAATGGTACTTTTCAGGAACTCTTGCAATCAGATTCCCTTACCGCTCGGTATTTGAACGGTACCGAAGAGATTCCGGTTCCGGAAAAACGTCGCACCACCAGTAGTTTTGTCGAAATCAAAGGCGCACGGGAAAACAACCTCAAAAATATCGACGTTACCTTCCCTTTAAATATGTTGACCGTAATAACCGGAGTATCCGGAAGCGGTAAAAGCACTTTAGTAAAAAAATTGCTTTACCCTATTATATTAAAGGAAGTTGGTGGTTACGGCCAAAAGGCCGGGCAGTTTACCTCCGTAGCCGGGAAATACAAGGAAATCAAGCATGTGGAGTTTGTAGATCAAAACCCCATCGGCCGTTCTTCGCGGTCGAATCCTGTAACCTATATCAAGGCTTACGATGACATTCGTGCACTTTATGCAGCTCAAAAGCTAAGTAAAATTAGGGCCTATCAGGCGAAACACTTTTCCTTTAATGTAGATGGCGGGCGATGTGAAAAATGCAAGGGCGAAGGGGAAATTACCGTGGAGATGCAGTTTATGGCCGATGTGCATTTGGAATGCGATACCTGTGACGGGAAGCGCTTTAAGAAAGAAGTGCTCGAAGTAACCTTTGAAGATGCCTCAATAGATGATGTATTAAACATGACAATTGATGATGCCATCGATTTTTTTGAAAAAGGGAAACAGACAAAAATCGTCAACAAACTAAAGCCGCTACACGATGTCGGTCTTGGCTATGTTACCTTAGGCCAGTCGTCCTCTACCCTTTCGGGCGGTGAGGCACAGCGTATTAAACTTGCCTCTTTTTTAGTGAAAGGAACGACCAAGGATAAGGTGTTGTTCATATTTGACGAGCCCACGACCGGGCTTCATTTTCACGACATCAAAAAGTTATTGAAATCGTTCGATGCATTGATCGGGCGTGGGCATTCGGTAATCGTTATAGAGCATAATATTGAGCTCATCAAATGCGCCGACCATATTATCGATCTCGGATTGGAGGGCGGTGATAAAGGTGGACAACTACTGGCTTTTGGTACGCCGGAGGAAATAATCACCAGCAAAACTTCGTACACAGCGCAGTATTTACGAGAAAAACTCCTTTAA
- a CDS encoding RluA family pseudouridine synthase — protein MVIEVHIATIQSLPVRLQEYGVGIFATVTTKSALKKALKKELIFVDERVATTATFIKGGERIELKAIDNSEKPRLVLDLEVVFEDEYLAIVNKPAGILTSGNRFKTVANALTQNLLPSAQKDAVSPQPVHRLDYATTGLLAIGKTSSSILALGKLFEARAVVKSYIAVTIGAMETNGTIRLPIDTKEAESHFEVLQTISSKRFGFLNLVKLYPRTGRRHQLRKHSAFSGNPILGDVDYGRPNLILKGKGLYLHAHSLAFRHPFTGIDMLWELPPPMKFGKLFDIE, from the coding sequence GTGGTCATTGAAGTCCATATTGCAACCATACAATCACTACCCGTACGTCTACAAGAATACGGAGTAGGGATTTTTGCGACAGTTACAACCAAATCGGCACTTAAAAAAGCCTTGAAAAAGGAGCTGATTTTTGTTGACGAACGGGTGGCCACAACGGCCACTTTTATTAAAGGTGGGGAACGCATTGAACTAAAAGCAATTGACAATTCTGAAAAACCCAGACTGGTATTAGATTTGGAGGTCGTTTTTGAGGACGAATATCTGGCAATAGTCAACAAACCGGCAGGGATATTAACCAGCGGCAACCGCTTTAAGACGGTAGCCAATGCATTGACCCAAAACCTGCTGCCGAGCGCTCAAAAAGATGCCGTTTCCCCGCAACCCGTTCACCGCTTGGACTACGCGACTACCGGTCTATTAGCAATCGGAAAAACCAGTTCGAGTATTTTGGCACTTGGCAAATTATTCGAAGCAAGGGCGGTTGTGAAGTCCTATATCGCAGTGACGATAGGCGCGATGGAAACAAACGGGACCATTCGCCTTCCAATCGATACAAAGGAAGCTGAATCTCATTTTGAAGTGCTACAGACGATTTCCTCGAAGCGGTTCGGTTTTTTGAATCTGGTAAAATTGTACCCGAGAACAGGAAGAAGACATCAATTGCGCAAACATTCGGCCTTTTCGGGAAATCCCATTCTCGGGGATGTCGACTATGGAAGGCCGAATTTGATTTTGAAAGGAAAGGGATTGTATCTGCATGCCCATTCCTTGGCTTTTCGTCATCCTTTTACGGGAATCGATATGCTCTGGGAACTACCACCGCCCATGAAGTTTGGAAAGCTGTTCGATATTGAATAG
- a CDS encoding lipopolysaccharide biosynthesis protein, whose product MGIVFKQSLQNTVITYLGFGIGALNVLFLYTNFMSDAYYGLVNVILSAATILMPILAFGVPNALVKFYSGFTDEKTTDGFLMLMLLLPLALILPVALLSFLAYDAIGSFLATENPMVKGYVWYIFFIGMAMAYFEVFYAWARIRMKSVFGNFLKEIFCRIGQTVLLVLLYHTIIDIDIFLMALVGLFVARMLIMKFYAYRLRMPKLRFTLPPKTGVIVKYSALIILGGSAAVILLEVDKVMINQFIAIENVAYYSVAGFMAVAVAVPIRAMHQITYPLTAKLLNEKDQMGLRQLYQKSSLTLFIISGMLFVLLLLNLDDIYKLLPENYGLGMQIVFWIGLAKVFDALMGNSNSILYNSDYYRAILLMGVGLAVVTILLNLWLIPTYGLNGAAIASFSAFTIYNIVKLLYIKTKFGMSPFSSETLKVVFLLAVTVAIFYYVQFPFHALLNIILKSALMVALYVGILYRFKISEDVFGLLRRFLRK is encoded by the coding sequence ATGGGTATCGTATTCAAACAATCGTTGCAGAATACCGTAATTACCTATTTAGGGTTTGGTATCGGAGCACTCAATGTGCTGTTTTTGTACACCAATTTCATGTCCGATGCATATTACGGCCTGGTCAATGTAATTCTTTCCGCGGCGACCATACTCATGCCGATCCTGGCCTTTGGGGTGCCCAACGCCCTGGTCAAGTTCTATTCCGGTTTTACCGACGAAAAAACAACCGATGGTTTCTTGATGCTCATGCTGCTGCTGCCGTTGGCACTAATATTGCCCGTAGCATTGCTTTCCTTTCTGGCATACGATGCCATTGGAAGTTTTTTGGCGACTGAAAACCCTATGGTTAAGGGTTACGTATGGTATATCTTTTTTATCGGTATGGCTATGGCCTATTTTGAAGTGTTCTATGCCTGGGCAAGGATTCGGATGAAATCCGTTTTTGGAAATTTCTTAAAGGAAATCTTTTGTAGAATTGGTCAAACGGTCTTGCTGGTGTTGCTCTATCATACCATCATTGACATCGACATATTTTTGATGGCCTTGGTCGGACTCTTCGTGGCTCGAATGCTCATTATGAAATTTTATGCCTATCGCTTACGGATGCCAAAGCTACGTTTCACCCTACCACCGAAGACTGGAGTGATTGTGAAATACAGTGCATTGATCATACTTGGAGGCTCGGCGGCCGTCATTTTATTGGAAGTCGATAAGGTCATGATCAATCAGTTTATCGCAATCGAAAATGTAGCCTATTATTCAGTAGCAGGTTTTATGGCCGTCGCCGTCGCCGTGCCCATTCGGGCGATGCACCAAATCACGTATCCGTTAACGGCAAAATTACTAAATGAAAAAGACCAAATGGGATTACGGCAACTGTACCAAAAGAGCTCTTTGACACTGTTTATCATCTCGGGAATGTTGTTCGTGCTATTACTTTTGAACCTCGATGACATTTATAAGTTGTTACCGGAAAATTACGGTCTGGGAATGCAAATCGTATTTTGGATCGGTCTGGCGAAGGTTTTTGATGCCCTAATGGGCAATAGCAATTCTATTTTATACAATTCCGACTATTATCGAGCTATATTACTGATGGGGGTAGGGTTGGCGGTTGTCACGATTCTATTGAATTTGTGGTTGATTCCTACTTATGGCCTCAATGGTGCCGCCATTGCCAGTTTTAGCGCCTTTACCATCTACAATATCGTAAAGCTTTTGTATATTAAAACAAAGTTCGGAATGTCGCCTTTTTCATCCGAAACCCTTAAGGTGGTCTTCCTTTTAGCGGTTACCGTAGCTATCTTTTACTATGTACAGTTTCCATTTCATGCATTACTGAACATTATTTTAAAAAGCGCCTTGATGGTCGCCTTATATGTCGGGATTTTGTATCGGTTTAAGATTTCGGAGGATGTTTTTGGGCTGCTTAGGAGATTTTTAAGGAAATAG
- a CDS encoding FdhF/YdeP family oxidoreductase, producing the protein MKSHIKRNISIRGSEEFSQIRLDDPMQKAAGFLGVKEALRHGFKEMGVVRAMQAFLELNQEEGYDCPSCAWPNPENPSKIAEYCENGAKAVADEATTKHIDGDFFKNHSVEELSKLSDFQLNTFGRITEPLVLRPESVHYEPISWQGAFDIISEKLHGLKDPNEAIFYTSGRSSNEAAYLYGMFARAFGTNNMPDCSNMCHESSGVALSETLGIGKGSIKLEDLYGAEVVIVAGQNPGTNHPRMLSALEKCKQNGGKVISINPLEETGLVNFKNPQKIKGMLGGGEDMADIHLAVNINQDIPLVKLLLKKLVALDSKTGDVFDHDFIQTYVDGYPELISDLETYSEKELLAKCGIPVEKIDETVALLAGKSKIVVCWAMGLTQHKNGVENIREYVNLLLLKGAIGKPHAGTCPVRGHSNVQGDRSVGIMHFVDRKLNERIKEHLGFTPPDKEGVDTVGAMKAMHDGDANVFICLGGNFLMAASDTEYTAKALQQCELTVQISTKLNRTHLVTGKTALILPTFGRSEKDMKNGDLRYLTMEDSMGRVRQSRGLLKPASERIKSEPELIAEMANTYFGGKHAVNWKAMGEDYELIRDSIDKVAKGFENTADRSKGAGYYLPNNVRELDFSMLPNGKAQLTINKLPDHQLKKDEFMLMTIRSHDQFNTTIYGLNDRYRGVYNERRVLFMNPRDMQAMNFSKLDAVHLHSRYDGIKRTANNFKVVPYQIPPGNLAAYFPETNVLVPYNHFAERSKTPISKSIKVTLEKVLANL; encoded by the coding sequence ATGAAATCGCACATAAAAAGAAATATATCAATAAGGGGTTCCGAAGAATTTTCACAAATTCGTTTAGACGACCCAATGCAAAAGGCTGCCGGATTTTTGGGAGTAAAGGAGGCCCTACGACATGGCTTTAAGGAAATGGGAGTAGTCCGGGCAATGCAAGCCTTTTTAGAGCTAAATCAGGAGGAAGGTTACGACTGTCCTTCCTGTGCCTGGCCTAATCCCGAAAACCCTTCAAAAATCGCGGAATACTGTGAGAATGGAGCCAAAGCAGTGGCCGATGAGGCGACAACCAAGCATATTGATGGTGATTTTTTCAAGAACCATTCAGTTGAAGAACTTTCAAAACTTTCGGATTTTCAACTCAATACATTTGGCAGGATTACCGAACCTTTGGTGTTACGGCCCGAAAGTGTTCACTACGAACCCATTTCTTGGCAAGGTGCCTTCGATATAATTTCTGAAAAACTACACGGATTAAAAGACCCCAACGAAGCCATATTTTACACTTCGGGACGATCGAGCAATGAGGCGGCCTACCTATACGGTATGTTCGCAAGGGCTTTTGGAACCAATAATATGCCTGACTGTTCCAATATGTGCCATGAGTCGAGCGGGGTAGCGCTTTCGGAAACATTGGGTATTGGCAAGGGGTCGATTAAATTGGAAGACCTTTATGGGGCCGAGGTGGTTATAGTTGCGGGACAAAACCCTGGTACTAATCATCCGCGTATGCTTTCAGCCCTTGAAAAATGCAAACAGAACGGGGGCAAAGTAATCAGCATCAATCCTCTGGAAGAAACGGGACTGGTCAATTTTAAGAATCCACAGAAAATCAAGGGGATGTTAGGTGGCGGAGAGGATATGGCGGATATCCATTTGGCCGTGAACATCAATCAGGATATTCCCTTGGTCAAACTGCTATTGAAAAAGTTAGTAGCGTTGGATTCCAAAACAGGGGATGTATTCGATCACGATTTCATTCAAACTTATGTAGATGGGTATCCCGAGCTCATCTCTGACCTGGAAACATATAGCGAAAAAGAACTTTTAGCCAAATGCGGAATACCCGTAGAAAAAATAGACGAAACGGTCGCACTCTTAGCAGGGAAGTCCAAAATTGTGGTCTGCTGGGCGATGGGTCTGACCCAACATAAAAACGGGGTAGAGAATATTCGGGAGTATGTGAACCTGCTCTTGCTCAAAGGCGCTATCGGAAAGCCCCATGCCGGTACCTGTCCGGTGCGAGGTCACAGTAATGTGCAAGGGGATCGCAGTGTGGGGATCATGCATTTCGTAGACCGAAAATTAAACGAAAGAATCAAGGAGCATTTGGGTTTTACACCTCCCGATAAAGAAGGGGTAGATACTGTGGGCGCCATGAAAGCCATGCATGACGGTGATGCAAATGTTTTTATCTGTCTTGGAGGGAATTTCCTGATGGCGGCCTCCGATACGGAATACACGGCTAAAGCCTTGCAGCAATGTGAACTCACAGTGCAAATCAGTACCAAACTAAATCGTACCCATCTAGTGACTGGAAAAACCGCATTGATACTGCCCACTTTTGGCCGATCGGAAAAAGATATGAAAAATGGCGACCTGCGCTATTTGACCATGGAAGATAGTATGGGGCGGGTAAGACAATCGCGTGGACTTTTAAAGCCCGCTTCTGAACGAATTAAAAGCGAGCCAGAGTTGATAGCTGAAATGGCAAACACTTATTTTGGAGGTAAACATGCGGTAAATTGGAAGGCAATGGGAGAAGATTACGAACTCATTCGCGATAGTATCGATAAGGTGGCAAAAGGTTTTGAGAATACGGCCGACCGGTCTAAGGGAGCGGGCTATTACCTTCCCAATAACGTGCGGGAATTGGATTTTAGCATGCTTCCCAATGGCAAAGCGCAGTTGACGATAAACAAGTTGCCCGACCATCAATTGAAAAAGGACGAGTTTATGCTCATGACTATCCGCTCACACGATCAGTTCAATACGACCATCTATGGTTTGAACGACCGCTATCGGGGCGTTTACAATGAGCGAAGGGTTTTATTTATGAACCCGCGTGACATGCAGGCCATGAATTTTTCAAAACTCGACGCCGTGCATTTGCACAGTAGGTATGATGGTATCAAGCGTACGGCCAATAATTTCAAGGTCGTTCCGTATCAAATCCCGCCAGGAAACTTGGCGGCCTATTTTCCGGAGACCAATGTGCTTGTACCGTATAACCATTTTGCCGAAAGGAGTAAAACACCGATCAGTAAATCGATAAAGGTCACCCTAGAAAAGGTTCTGGCGAACCTTTAG
- a CDS encoding RDD family protein — MQYHFANLPDRVKAAIIDSIILIVMMYGATQFLNMFSNVTNTVRMLIFILVFLLYDPLLISLFGGTIGHSKAGIIVKREADTSKNLALPSAILRFVIKISLGWISLLTVTGNKKRKALHDIAVGSLVLKDEVKRY, encoded by the coding sequence ATGCAATACCATTTCGCGAACTTACCGGATAGGGTAAAAGCTGCCATTATCGATTCTATAATCCTTATCGTCATGATGTACGGTGCAACCCAATTTCTAAACATGTTCTCGAACGTTACAAATACGGTCAGAATGCTGATATTCATACTGGTTTTTTTACTGTACGACCCGTTATTGATTTCACTTTTTGGGGGAACTATCGGACATTCGAAAGCCGGTATTATAGTGAAAAGGGAAGCGGACACTTCCAAAAATCTTGCGCTTCCTAGTGCCATTTTGAGATTTGTAATTAAGATTTCTTTAGGTTGGATATCGCTTTTGACCGTAACGGGAAACAAAAAAAGAAAAGCGCTGCACGACATAGCTGTAGGCTCCTTGGTTTTAAAGGATGAAGTAAAACGATACTGA